The proteins below are encoded in one region of Bacteroidales bacterium:
- a CDS encoding class I SAM-dependent methyltransferase: MNIELIRKLSNKPQLYEKGTAVMWTDPYISKQLLEMHLNPDNDAASRNHGKIENTVNWMLERTGKPGLKVLDMGCGPGLYTELFAQRGHSVTGVDFSENSIQYAIEQAKEKKLNIKYFHMNYLDLDFDNQFDLIILIYLDFCVLLPDERDKVLRNIYRALKKGGFFICDVVNEKNIDKKTISPSWEIQESGFWKNSPYIALTNGYHYPEAKVLANHHIVITEKTVDTYVFWSHYFEKHDLVQILESKGFKNIEAYENVLPESNDCWNGENVTFFVAAK, from the coding sequence ATGAATATAGAATTAATTAGAAAATTATCCAACAAGCCTCAGTTGTATGAAAAAGGGACCGCTGTTATGTGGACAGACCCTTATATTTCCAAACAATTGTTAGAAATGCATCTGAACCCGGATAATGATGCAGCAAGCCGAAATCATGGAAAAATTGAGAATACTGTAAATTGGATGTTAGAAAGGACTGGCAAACCCGGATTGAAAGTCCTTGACATGGGTTGTGGCCCCGGCCTTTATACAGAACTGTTTGCACAAAGAGGACATTCGGTGACCGGTGTCGATTTTTCAGAGAATTCAATTCAATATGCCATAGAACAAGCAAAAGAAAAGAAACTCAATATCAAATATTTTCATATGAACTACCTCGATCTGGACTTTGATAACCAGTTCGATCTGATCATCCTGATCTATCTCGATTTTTGTGTTTTATTACCTGATGAAAGGGATAAAGTATTGAGAAATATTTACAGGGCATTGAAAAAGGGCGGATTTTTTATCTGTGATGTGGTGAATGAAAAGAACATTGATAAAAAAACTATTTCACCTTCCTGGGAAATCCAGGAATCCGGATTCTGGAAGAATTCACCATACATTGCCCTCACAAACGGCTACCACTACCCGGAAGCAAAAGTGCTGGCCAATCATCATATAGTAATCACTGAAAAGACGGTGGATACGTATGTTTTCTGGAGCCACTATTTTGAAAAACATGATTTGGTACAAATCCTGGAATCGAAAGGTTTTAAAAATATCGAAGCATACGAAAATGTATTACCCGAAAGCAATGATTGCTGGAACGGCGAAAATGTGACGTTTTTTGTGGCAGCGAAATAG